Genomic window (Culex pipiens pallens isolate TS chromosome 3, TS_CPP_V2, whole genome shotgun sequence):
CCACGCCACCAAACTACAAGTTCTCCAGAACTAAACCAGACCCGTTGGACGGCGTCGAGTGGCGATCCGTCGCAGACATTCGCAAAGAACTTGGCAACGAAGGCTTCGACCAAAACCTTCGCGATGTGTTTACCCTCTTCGACGAAGAGCCCTCGCAAGCCTACAGCTGCATCAACCACATCTGGGGCAAGTTCCAGTACATGTTCATCTCCCTCGAACCCATCGTCACTTACAAACCCGTTTGGGAAGATTACTTCCGAAACTCGCTCGAAGAAGTGCACCAGGACAACGTTTGCTACCTCGAGTTCCGCGGAGTCCTCCCCGCCGTGTACGACCTGGACAATCGCGTCTACACCCCGGAAGAGGTCGTTCAAATCTACTACGACATTGTGCAAACCTTCAAGCAGACGCACCCCACCTTCATCGGAGTGAAGCTCATCTACGCGCCGATCAAATTCGCCGATGACGCCCTGTTCGACACCTTCCTGGACACGGCCGAGAGTCTGCACCAGAAGTTTCCCACGTTTGTGGCCGGATTTGATCTGGTGGGACAGGAGGATACCGGCCGACCGATGACGGACTTCAACGAGCGGCTGCTGCGGATGAGTCCCACCATTCAGTTCTTTTTCCACGCCGGTGAAACCAACTGGTGCGGGttgattgatgaaaatttggtaagttataaaatcaaaactgcTTCCTGAGCGTTGAGTTATGATTgcgaaagttttatttaaaattgatgggattaaaattgctaatatttttttaattaatttgaaatttgacaCCGATTTTGATAGAACATTGTAAAACGTGTTATTTTTTGACATCCTTTTAAGTCATTGCTGGCTGTCAACTGCCCAGATTATGCATATAGGATGAATTGGAATTgctgttttttcatgtttttgatcatcattttaattttttggttggTTCAGTCTGAATATCCTTATTTGAAGTTTCTAATTGCACATGAATAGAGCAATAAACAGTATTTGTACTaaatatttgattgaaaaattccaaTTCATAGTCCCATTCTATGAACTTCATTATCGCAAACCGATAAACACTCGAACCAAGCCGACGAAACGTTCCTGATAAGCAGCACCCAAGGCTGATAAGTAGTAATTGATGGGGCGATTAATCACATCCAGAATTCCAGTCCAACCACCCCCCAACAAGGCTCGCGTTAATCCGTCCGATTCCAATCGATAAGCTCATTCAACAACTTTCCCTCTCTGTTGTCCCCGCCCCACAGATTGACGTCATCCTGCTGGGAACGAAGCGCATTGGCCACGGCTTTGCCGCCGTCAAGCACCCCCGAGTGCTGGAGGAAATCAAAAAGCGCAACATCTGCATCGAGCTCAACCCGATCTCGAACCAGGTCCTGAAGCTGGTCGACGACTACCGGAACCACGTGGGGGCGATCTACTTCTCGGACAACTACCCGGTGGTGGTCTCGTCGGACGATCCGGCCTTCTGGTGCGCGTCGCCGCTCAGCCATGACTTCTACATGGCGTTCCTGGGGCTGGCCGCGGCCCGGCAAGATTTGCGCCTGCTGAAGAAGCTGGCCCTGAATTCGCTCGAGTTCAGCGCGATGTCCAAGGCGGAGAAGGCCGAGGCCAAGCTCAAGTGGACCGTCGCGTGGAACAGCTTTATCGATCAGACCGTCAAGTCGATTGCGTAATGGGTAGATGGGTAGCAGCAGCGATGAAGACTCAGTATTCGACTTATCAGGGGTTGTCAATTGGACGCCATCCAGCCACCACAGGGAGAGAGGGGATAAACGTTCCAGTTTTTAGGCGCCGTCACCGTCGCTGTGAACTTGAATGTtatcgcaccatcatcattcgTGGTGGTGCTTATCAGCTGAACAATAAATTGGTGGAAACAGCATCGTGTGTTTTCAGGGTTATTATTGGCTGGCGCTGGGAATTTGGCAATTGGTTGCTATTTGGGTTGTACAGGTATGATAACAAGTCATTACGTAaaacaattctggagtttttttttgtgaaaaggtccaataaaccaaatttttagtttttgctttttggttgtttttcaatacccctgactcaaggcggtttcaaaaacacccaaaaagcaaaaactggaaatttggtttattggacctttaaaaaaaaactccaggatTGATGATGAACAGTTCAAACTAAAAactacatttttattattttttttaatgcgatGAATGGAataattaaatacatttttttgacaaagaactttgtcctaaggtttctatacgtggtgtcaatctgaaattttcgcgaagcgaaaacgttacgtgacgaattcccctctcggcaaatttcccccctTAGGTacacgctggttggttgaacaaacgtttcccaatcagtcaatcgagagacgtaagattgatgtatctaaaattacccccactccacctcataattttcgacGACGGGGCAAAAAGCGAAAGAAGGAGGAAAATGGGTGCAAAGAGGCGGAGCATACGTCCCCGATCTAAATCAACAACTCTCGGCTTGATTGGTCCAGAAAAATTCATCTTGTTGCAGGATGTCAACGAGTCAACatcaggagcagatggcctggtggcccggtagcaggtggcccgggagcagatggcaTGGACCAACCAAGACATGGCAGCCGGCATTAGAAGGAGTCGATAATTAGaattggccaccacctggagtgttcGAAGTCCCCGGGGTGTTCCGATGCGGGGACATTTCCTGAACCATAagaatttgggcaatatgggagtCACACTTTATGGGTTTTGAtgctgaacatgaaatttgacaattAGAGCCCTGAATAGGGCAGTTTTAATGTTTGCTGTTAATTTACTTTGTTGCCGCCGAttgtttgcaacagccttgcaaaaacatttccgcatcttggtaactttcgagtggtgagggaaagtcgattgatttcactttgatttctatttcagcttcacttgcaatttccgtccccttagttcgataggacgttgatatAATGtcttaaaacatttcaaatcaaaCAGCCTGTTTCAGGACACGAAATTGAtcacaaaagagttgtcttgGGTAAGGGAATCATagggaaatttggaccggacattgtaatcgaaaatttcaacaatcatcttgcaaagttctttgtcatactggtcatgtgtaaccacctgcaccttttttgttgaatttcataaaaaaaaaccttttttaatttgaaacattccATTGATACATCGCTTTTCACTGCATtgaagctttatttttttattttatacaatctacaagatttttcaaaagcatTCCGGATGCTTTTTTctctatgggtaattctccgccaactcacacagcagttgccccgacccctcttcgatttgcgtgaaactttgtcctaagggttaacttttgtccctgatcacgaatccgaggtccgttttttgatatctcgtgatatctgcaaagtaagaaaaaacacgaaattttaaaatgaaaaattttgttctaaatgaaaaaatgacccttctgggtcaatgtagattcgaaaagtacattaaatttcccataaaatgacatgtttcaatttttttttacggtcgagtaacggaaaatgggagaatttttaaaaggtttttaatgtttttttcgatgaaaaatacgttttttcggaagtataaattttcaaaataaaacattctttaattttcttcttttatttgtttcaggggactaaatataacaaaaatcaaaattttagaacaaagattaacattttgaaaaacgcCTATACGCATTGTATGTctaaacccgagcatgggtaaataacaagggaaatgcgtaataatacctttctctggtatcaataccaaattttggtattcctggaccctttaaaatttgtcttaaggattatgcaagagcaaaatgtggtatcataccaatttaaggtattgttttaatattgcaaaattgcagaatttgtcaatgatcaaacaccacattttggtattcttttggtattacagtattttatcaaattcctctgcaactatgggaaaattatgaccaattttgacaattttgcgctaaaatgatgtctcaaagcgaatgctttcattcaaaaccggaaatttcaaacttgattttaaacatttttgatataccccctacagaaatgacatgaaattgtggaaaattttctaagtcaggatggcacattttggtattatttgaatattgaaaggtttcatcaattttctctgaaactatgggaaatttgttaaaaaaattttacgagttgattaattttgcgctaaaatgacttgaaacccaaaaatgttaaagatgattttaaaaattagtgtgatatacccactaatattttttcaaaaacgttgaaatatctctaagtcgggataacgaaatactttgaaaaacgagtcaatcggcagattaatgaattttggtgaatttcaattcagtttcattttaataatacttatttttcaatcttgttatttttcagaagcttcaagaacttcaagcacaggccgttcatcaatgacaaatgcattcggtgtggtgaagaatatcactaataacaacatggaatcatcaggtgagtagatttttgctgttgcatatgaataatttccgttttttcactaactgcaactgctgcactaaaaatggtatgaaaataccaaattttggtattacttgttcaaataccagcgaccataatgtgctcttggttgtccagtaatagatggtaaaataccatgaaatcataccaaaatcatgtatgtgaatgaccacagaaataccaaaatttgattttccaagggcgcgggaatacctaaaaattaagccatggcaataccaagttttggtattcaagcaatgttcaaaaagccagaagacctcaacttggtattgaaatggttttattttgaggtattattttacccttggaattacatggtttggtattgttgtgcccttacacatacaagattttggtatgatttcatggtattttaccatatattactgggcaaccaagggcacattttggtcgctgttatttgcccaagtaataccaaaatttggtattcccgtgttatttacccctgctcgggaatcaaacgcaaaaatggcttaaatgACTTAAAAGCCTAATGgacatttaattatttttgaaaaattgatgcagtttggttcaaaatcatgggCTCTttaaacatccagtactttgttctataaatcaggaggaaatccaagtttttttttccgtaaAAATTTAACACGTAGTCTTATGTAAGGGGCAAAcatcaaatgcgtttttctcagcttgctatttttgcatatgggtaattctctaccaactcacacgaaatcgggaaaagttgccccgacccctcttcgatttgcgtgaaactttgtcctaaggggtaacttttgtccctgatcacgaatccgaggtccgttttttgatatctcgtgacggaggggcggtacgaccccttccatttttgaacatgcgaaaaaagaggtgtttttcaataatttgcagcctgaaacggtgatgagatagaaatttggtgtcaaagggacttttatgtaaaattagacgcccgatttgatggcgtactcagaattccgaaaaaacgtatttttcatcgaaaaaaacactaaaaaagttttaaaaattctcccattttccgttactcaactgtaaaaatttttggaacatgtcattttatggaaaatttgatgtgcttttcgaatcctcattgatccagaagggtcattttttcatttataacaaaatttttcattttaaaatttcgtgttttttgtaactttgcaggattattttttagagtgtaacaatgttgtacaaagttgtagagcagacaattgcaaaaattttgatgtatagacataaggggtttgcttataaacatcacgagttatcgcgattttacgaaaaaaaagttttgaaaaagttactttttgcgtttctctttgtttcgtcgtccgtgtctgtcgcgggtgaccatgaatggccatgatcgatgacgaccaactttttcaa
Coding sequences:
- the LOC120414621 gene encoding adenosine deaminase 2-like; the protein is MSRLTYEQFQAQRAEFLRDEESRALGADIVLTEDEQKVNEWLMKLKKAELDAGFKTPREFAPARHFFTVLEQIKASPLFQLIQRMPKGGILHAHDTAIGSMETIVKATYREHLWQNGEFDRPTPPNYKFSRTKPDPLDGVEWRSVADIRKELGNEGFDQNLRDVFTLFDEEPSQAYSCINHIWGKFQYMFISLEPIVTYKPVWEDYFRNSLEEVHQDNVCYLEFRGVLPAVYDLDNRVYTPEEVVQIYYDIVQTFKQTHPTFIGVKLIYAPIKFADDALFDTFLDTAESLHQKFPTFVAGFDLVGQEDTGRPMTDFNERLLRMSPTIQFFFHAGETNWCGLIDENLIDVILLGTKRIGHGFAAVKHPRVLEEIKKRNICIELNPISNQVLKLVDDYRNHVGAIYFSDNYPVVVSSDDPAFWCASPLSHDFYMAFLGLAAARQDLRLLKKLALNSLEFSAMSKAEKAEAKLKWTVAWNSFIDQTVKSIA